In Schistocerca serialis cubense isolate TAMUIC-IGC-003099 chromosome 3, iqSchSeri2.2, whole genome shotgun sequence, the following proteins share a genomic window:
- the LOC126471244 gene encoding uncharacterized protein LOC126471244, with product MDVRSYEGADCASDHLLIVCKLKLMFPYMHKKKGTLEPALNVEKLRESAIKEQYAIEIKNLFEVLETLKPRENVEERWKEIKSVVRSVAEDILGRKKIMKKRKWFNETCQKATEKRRKMREKWLADRENEQKREHFINITRETKHILRIEK from the coding sequence ATGGACGTCAGGTCGTATGAAGGAGCCGACTGTGCGTCAGACCACTTGCTCATTGTGTGCAAGCTTAAACTCATGTTCCCCTACATGCATAAGAAGAAGGGGACACTAGAACCTGCTTTGAATGTTGAGAAACTACGAGAAAGTGCCATTAAAGAACAATATGCTATAGAAATCAAAAACCTTTTTGAGGTCCTAGAGACCCTAAAACCAAGAGAGAACGTggaggaaaggtggaaagaaataaagtccGTGGTACGAAGTGTAGCGGAGgatatattgggaagaaagaagataatgaagaagaggaaatggttcaacgagacgtgccagaaggctacagaaaagagaaggaagatgagAGAGAAATGGCTAGCTGAcagggagaatgagcagaaaagAGAACATTTTATCAACATTACAAGGGAGACAAAGCACATCCTAAGAATAGAGAAGTGA